The DNA region ACCTCCTCGACCGGATCGAAGCCGAAGCTCTTCGGAATGCGCTGCGCCACCAGGTGAGCCAGGGTGTTGATGAGCTCTTGGGGATCGCTGCGCTCGATGAAGAAGAAGTCGGCCAGGCGGCCGTCGGCGTCGGGCCGCGGCGTTTCGAGAATCGGCATGTCGCCGGCATTGACGCGGTGGGCGTTGACCACGATCAGGCTGCGCTCCGCCTGGCGGAAGATCTCCGTCAGGCGCACCACATCGACGGCGCCGGAGGCGATGCAGTCGGCGAGCACCTTGCCGGGGCCGACGGACGGTAGCTGGTCGACGTCGCCCACCAGCACCAGGCGGGCGCGCTCCGGCAGCGCCTTGATCAGGCTGTAGGCGAGGTGGGTGTCGAGCATCGAGGCCTCGTCGACGATCAACAGGTCGGTGCTGAGCGGATTCTCCGGCCCGCGATCGAAGCTCATGCTCTGGGGATTGAACTCGAGCAGGCGGTGGATGGTGCGGGCTTCGCGGCCGGTGGCTTCGGCGAGGCGCTTGGCGGCGCGACCGGTGGGGGCGGCGAGCAAGATGCGGCGTTTCTTGGCGGCCAGAATTCGCACGATGCCGCGGATCAGAGTGGTCTTGCCGGTGCCCGGGCCGCCGGTGATCACCAGCACCTTGCGGGTCAAGCCCCGGCGGATGGCCTCCCGTTGCTGCGGCGCGAGGTCGATCGCCTCGCCGGCGGCAAACCAGTCGAGGGCCCGGTCGACGTCGATCTCGGGGCCACCGGCCTCGGCCTCGAGCACCGCCCGCAGGCGCTCGGCGAGACCCGACTCGGCGAAGTGCAGGATCTTGAGGAACACCGCCAGCTCGCCATCGCGACGCTCTTCCACCACCACCTCGCCAGCCTGGCGCAGTGCCTCCAGGGCCTCGGCGAGGCGCGCTTCGTCGATCGCCAGCAGCTCGATCCCGGCGTCGAGGAGCTGGCCCTGGGGGCGATAGACGTGCCCCTTGTCGGCCGCTTCGGAGAGCAGATGGAGCAGCCCGGCGCGGGCGCGCTGTGGGGAATCGGCGGGCAGCCCGAGGGCGCTGGCGATGCGGTCGGCACTGCGAAAACCGATGCCCCAGACCTCCGCCGACAGGCGGTAGGGGTCTTGCCGCACGATGCCCATGGCGTCCTTGCCATAGGCCTTGTAGATCTTCACCGCATGGTGCGTCGCGACCTCGTGGGACTGCAGAAAGATCATCAAGTCCTTGATATCTCGCTGCTCGATCCAGGACTCGCGGATCTTGAGTCGTCGGGTGGTGCCAATGCCGGAGACTTCGCCGAGTCGTTCCGGGTGGTTTTCGATGACGTCCAGGGTGTCGAGGCCGAAGTGATCCACCAGCCGCTTCGCCATCACCTTGCCGATGCCCGGAATCAGGCCCGAGCCGAGGTACTTGCGCAGGCCGGTGAGGGTGTTGGGGGTGAGGGTGAGGTAGGACGAGACCTTGAACTGGCGCCCGAACTTGGGATCCTCGATCCAGCGTCCCTCGAGGCGCAGGCTCTCGCCCGGCTGGACCCCCAGCAGGTTGCCGACGGCGGTGCTTTCCTCGCCGTCTTCGCCGACCAGGCGAACCACGCTCCAGGCGTTCTCGGGATTCGAGTAGACCACCCGTTCGAGGGTGCCTTCGAGATGGCTGAGGGCTTCGTTCATGGGGATTTCCGCCGCTGCCCGGAGCTTTCTCGGGAGGGCGCCGCCGGGCCGCGCGACCGGGGCCAATCTTACCCTCGACGCCTTCCCGGACGTGTGCCAAAATGGCCGCCTATGGCTCGGAAACCCTCTGTTTTTGTGATTGACGACGAGACCGGCTCGCGCGAGTCGATGGCCATCGCCCTCGAGAAGGCGGGCTACGAAGTACGCACCTTCGACGATGCGCGCAATGCCCTCAAAGTGCTCGAGGACGACCCTCAGCGAGCCCAAGTGGTGGTGACCGATCTGCGCATGCCGGGAATGGACGGGCTGGGTTTTCTCGAGGCGGTGCGCGAGCAAAAACACCCCCTGGCGGTGATGCTGGTGACCGCCTTCGGCAGTATCGATTCGGCCGTCGAGGCGATGCGGGTGGGGGCCGACGACTACCTCACCAAGCCGGTCGACCTCTACGAGCTGCGCACCCGAGTGGCCAACCTGGTCGAAAAGGAGCGTCTGCGCGAGGAAGTCGACAGTCTGCGCCTACAGCTCGACAAGCGCTACGGCTTCGAGAGCATCATCGGCCATTCGCCGGAGATGGAGGCGCTGTTCGAGAAGATGCGCATGGTGGCGCCGACCCGCGCCAGCGTGTTGATCACCGGCGACAGCGGTACCGGCAAGGAGCTGGTCGCCAACGCGCTGCACCAGGGCAGCCCGCGGCGCGCCGAGCGCTTCTTGGCGATCAACTGCGGCGCCATTCCCTCGGACATCCTGGAGAGTGAGCTCTTCGGCCACGAAAAGGGTGCCTTCACCGGAGCCGTGTCGCGCAAGATCGGCAAGTTCGAGCTCGCTCACCAGGGCACGCTGTTTCTCGACGAGATCAGCGAGCTCTACCCGGAGCTGCAGGTCAAGCTGCTGCGGGTGCTCGAAGAGCGCCAGATCATGCGGGTCGGCGGGGCAGAAGTCCTCGATGTCGATTTTCGCCTGGTGGCGGCCACCAACCGCGACCTCGAGCAGGAGGTCGAGGAGGGACGATTCCGCGAAGACCTCTACTACCGCCTCAAGGTGGTGACGCTGGAGATCCCGGCGCTGCGCCAGCGCCCGAGCGACATTCCGCTGCTCGCCGACCACTTCCTCAAGCAGTACTGCGAAGAACAGGGCAAGGAGCCCAAAGTGCTGAGCCCGGAGGCCCTCGAGGTGTTCACCCGCTTCCCGTGGCCGGGCAACGTTCGTGAGCTGCGCAACCGGGTGGAGTCGATCGTCGTCTTCCACCAGGGTGAAGAGATCAGTCTGCAAGATCTCCCGGTCGAGATGCGCGACACGGCCACCGTGTCGTCGGCCGGCGCGCCGGTGCAGCCGGTCAACGCCAATCCGCGGACGATGGCCGAGATCGAGCGCCAGGCGATCTTGGAGACCCTGCAGCGCACCGGCGGCCATCGCGCCAAGGCGGCGGATCTTCTGGACATTGGCTTGCGCACCCTGCAACGCAAGCTGAAGGACTACAAAGAACAGGGCTACGCGGAGGACTAGAGAGCCATGGAACTACCGTCGGAAGTCCTGATCCACAACCCCCAGATGGGCCTCAAGGGCAGCCCCGGCACCCTGCTGCAGATTCACACCCTGGGTTACTACGAGGTCAACGTCTCCTTCGGCGATCGCACCCACCGGGTGCTGCTCCCCATCGGCGACACGGTGCTGATCAACAAAGAGCCCGAAGAGGCCTCGCCGCTGGCGATCGAGATCGAACGCTAGCCCGTCCGCTACCGGCGACGTTGGATGGGGCAGACGAAGAAGCGCTTGTCGTCGCAGTAGCGGCCGCGGCACTGCATTCGGATGGCGCCATGGTTGCTCGGGAAGCGGACGCTCGGCGTCTCCTCCGAGACCCAGGGCGTCCAGCGACAGTCCCTGCCGCCGTAGGAGCGCGGGAAGGCGTCCCGTAGAGCGACGCATTCGAGGGCGAGGTTGTCGCAGTAGCGACCATTGCACGCCAGGCCGGTGATGAAGGCGGGCTCGCCATGCGGCAAGTCGCCGCGCTCGAAGGGGTTCGAGACATGACAGCTCGCCGTTCCTTCCCCCTCCTCCGAAACGAACCGGCGGCTCCACTCGATGTCGTAGAGGTCGTAGCTCCGCGAGCCACAGCGGAGGGCGAGGTTGTCGCAGTACCGTCCCGAGCAGGTGATTCCCGCGAGCAAGTTCTTGCCGCAGGTGGACGGTGGATTCTCTTCCGAGAAGCGCTGGGCGCCGGCCGGGAGACAGGCCAGCAAGAGGGCTGCGGTGGCGAGTGCGCGAGTCAGGCTGGGGTGTCGCATGGAGGGCCTCCTTGGAATCGTTGCTGTCTTGGGCGGAGGCCCGGGCCGC from Acidobacteriota bacterium includes:
- a CDS encoding ATP-dependent RecD-like DNA helicase, coding for MNEALSHLEGTLERVVYSNPENAWSVVRLVGEDGEESTAVGNLLGVQPGESLRLEGRWIEDPKFGRQFKVSSYLTLTPNTLTGLRKYLGSGLIPGIGKVMAKRLVDHFGLDTLDVIENHPERLGEVSGIGTTRRLKIRESWIEQRDIKDLMIFLQSHEVATHHAVKIYKAYGKDAMGIVRQDPYRLSAEVWGIGFRSADRIASALGLPADSPQRARAGLLHLLSEAADKGHVYRPQGQLLDAGIELLAIDEARLAEALEALRQAGEVVVEERRDGELAVFLKILHFAESGLAERLRAVLEAEAGGPEIDVDRALDWFAAGEAIDLAPQQREAIRRGLTRKVLVITGGPGTGKTTLIRGIVRILAAKKRRILLAAPTGRAAKRLAEATGREARTIHRLLEFNPQSMSFDRGPENPLSTDLLIVDEASMLDTHLAYSLIKALPERARLVLVGDVDQLPSVGPGKVLADCIASGAVDVVRLTEIFRQAERSLIVVNAHRVNAGDMPILETPRPDADGRLADFFFIERSDPQELINTLAHLVAQRIPKSFGFDPVEEVQVLTPMNRGPLGTENLNNALRQRLNPQGDEVSRAGRVFRVGDKVMQIRNNYDLDVFNGDLGRVQAIDEENRKVAITFDGRPVAHDFASLDELAPAYACSIHKSQGSEYPCVVLPISNQHYIMLQRNLLYTALTRAKKLAVLVGETRALGVAVRNGNLQDRFTRLAERLASRPS
- a CDS encoding sigma-54 dependent transcriptional regulator — translated: MIDDETGSRESMAIALEKAGYEVRTFDDARNALKVLEDDPQRAQVVVTDLRMPGMDGLGFLEAVREQKHPLAVMLVTAFGSIDSAVEAMRVGADDYLTKPVDLYELRTRVANLVEKERLREEVDSLRLQLDKRYGFESIIGHSPEMEALFEKMRMVAPTRASVLITGDSGTGKELVANALHQGSPRRAERFLAINCGAIPSDILESELFGHEKGAFTGAVSRKIGKFELAHQGTLFLDEISELYPELQVKLLRVLEERQIMRVGGAEVLDVDFRLVAATNRDLEQEVEEGRFREDLYYRLKVVTLEIPALRQRPSDIPLLADHFLKQYCEEQGKEPKVLSPEALEVFTRFPWPGNVRELRNRVESIVVFHQGEEISLQDLPVEMRDTATVSSAGAPVQPVNANPRTMAEIERQAILETLQRTGGHRAKAADLLDIGLRTLQRKLKDYKEQGYAED